In Nostocoides sp. HKS02, the DNA window GTCACGGTGTTCCACGGGGTCGACCTCGCGGTAGTACGCGGCCTGCGCCCGCCGATAGGCCCCCCGTCCGGAGGTGCGGTTCTTGCGGCTGGCCACGAACTTGTCCCAGACCTCGGTCGGCCACGCGTCGATGCCCGAGCCCGATCCGGCCAAGGCCGCGTTCTCTCGCGCATAGCTCGCCACCGCGACCGGGTGGAGCAACGCCAGCGGGGTGTCGCGGTGGAAACGGACGACCGCTCCCTCCGTGCGCAGCCGGATCATCACCGGGAGCACGTTGCCCGACCACGCAGTCTCCACGACGCCCTCGACGACATCGAAGTCGGCGCGGGCCCTGGGCCAGTTCGGCACCCCGCGCACCAACAGGGACCAGCCCGGCCGCGTGACCCCGACGATCCCGCTGAGGTACTGGAACTCGCGGGGATCACCGAACGGGCTCGGGTCGAGCAGGGGCATGCGCGCCAAGCCGATCTCCATCGCCTCCGCACCGCGCTGCGCGGAAACGCCCTGCAGCATGCCGTCGATGTCCGGTGGCGCGGGTCCGTCGCCGGCGATGTCCCGCCACGGGCCGAGGTCGTTGGTCTCCGGGTCGATCATGGCCATCGACAGCTGGTCGCCGGCCCAGGTCATCGCAAAGGACGTCCGCGGCCGAAGCACCCAGCCGATCGAGGACGCGGTCGTGACCGGGGGGCACCGCTGCACCGCCACGAGCGGGAGGACGTTGGGCAGGACGTCCCGCGCGGGCTCGGGAATGGGTGCGCCGGGAAACAAGCCGTAGAACGCGGCGTCGGGGCCACTGGTGGGCAGGGCCGCACGACGAGGCACCTCGGCGCGACTGTCGCCCATGCTGCCCTGATCACCTCTTCCTCGTCGCAGGATCCCCGCGAGAATGACTCACCCCGAAGCGGCTCGCAACCTGAAGGCCCCCGGTGCCGCCCGGGTGACGATACCCGCACGGAGCGGACATCAGGGGCATCTTGCCGATCTTGGTCGCACCGGCACAGAGCAGGTATGCCGCGCGGCGCCGGTCACGCTCCCAGCTCGGGCCTGACCTCGTCGTAGGCGCCCTCGGCCACGACCTCGCCGCCCCGCAGGACGGTGACGGTGTCGGCGACGGAGCGCACGGCATACAGGTTGTGGTCGACGAGCACGAGGGTGCGCCCGGCGGCCACCCGCGTGAGCAGGGCGATCGTCCGGTCGACGTCGTCCGGGCCCAGCCCAGCGGTCGGCTCGTCGAGCAGCAGCACCTGCGGGCCCGGTGCGATGGCGACCGCGAACTCGAGGGCGCGCCGCTCGCAGGGCGCCAAGGACCCGGCCAGCACGTCGGCCTGGCCAGCGAGACCCGCCTCGGCCAGCACCGCCTCGGCGCCCTCGCGGAACTGGCCGAGCTCCCGGCGCGGCGGCCACCTGCCGTGATCGGCGCTGGACGAGGCCAGTGCGAGCTCCACCTGCTCGGCGGTCGTCAGCGCGTCGAGCACGCTGCTGGGGCGGAACGACCGGCCGACTCCGAGGCGGGCGAGCTGCTCGGGCTGCTGTCCGGTGACGTCGCGGCCCAGGACCAGGAGCTGACCCGCGGTGGGCGCGAGGTAGCCGCTCAGCAGGTTGAGCACCGTCGTCTTGCCCGCCCCGCGCGGCCCCACCACCGCGTGGACGCTCCCCTCGGCGACGCGCAGGTCGACCTCGTGCAGCGCACGGACCGTCCGGGCCGCGCGCGCACGGTCCCCGGGGCGCAGCGATGAGGCTGCGACACCGGGGAACACCATGCTCAGCCGTCTGGTCTCCACCAGGCTCGGGGCAGGCACCAGCCGCTACGCCTTCTTGGCGGCCCTCGTGGCGGTCGCCTTCTTGGTCGCGGCTTTCGCGGTCTTGCTGGTCGCCTTCTTGGTCGTCGTCTTGGTCGTCGTCTTCTTGGCGGCCCGCTTGCGCGTGGTGGGGCCCTTGGCCCGCTTCTCGGCCAGCAGCTCGGCACCCCGTTCAGGGGAGATCGCCTCGGGGTCGTCGTCCTTGCGGAGCGTCGCGTTGGTCTCACCGTCGGTGACGTACGGGCCGAAGCGGCCGTCCTTGACCACCATGGGCTTGCCCGAGACCGGGTCGTTGCCGAGCTCCTTCAGCGGGGCGGCCGCGGCGCGACCACGCTGCTTGGGCTGGGCGTAGATCGCCAGCGCTTCCTCGAGGCTGATGTCGAAGAGCTGCTGCTCGGTGGCGAGCGAGCGCGAGTCGGTGCCCTTCTTCAGGTACGGGCCGTAGCGGCCGTTCTGGGCCGTGATCTCGACCTTGGTGCCGTCCTCCTCGGTGGCCATCCCGACGACGCGGGGCAGGCTGAGCAGCTTGAGCGCGGCGTCGAGGTCGAGGGTCGCGAGGTCCATGTCCTTGAACAGCGAGGCCGTGCGTGGCTTGACCTTGCTCTTGCCCTTGAGGGCTGCCGTGTCCTCGTCGAGCACCTCGGTGACGTAGGGCCCGTAGCGGCCGGCCTTGGCCACGATGTCGCGCCCGGTCTCGGGATCCTGGCCGAGGACCTTGCCGTCGTCGGCGGACTGCTCGAGCAGCTCGCGCGCCTTGGCGGGGGTCATCTCGTCGGGAGCGATGTCGTCGTTGATGGTCGCACGGCGGGGCGTGCCGGTCGCACCATCGGCGAGCTCGCCGGTCTCGAGGTTGACTCCCTCGGGCACGGTCTCCTCGACGTACGGGCCGTAGCGGCCGACGCGCACGACGATGCCCTCGCCGATGGGGATCGTCGAGATCTCGCGGGCATCGATCTCGCCGAGGTCCTCGACGAGGTGCTTGAGCCCGTGGCTGTACGCCTGCTCGCCCTTGAGGTCCTTGGCGTCGAGCAGCTCGCCGAAGTAGAACCGGTGCAGCCACGCGGCGCGGTGCTCGTCTCCCCCGGCGATGCGGTCGAGGTCCTCTTCCATGGAGGCGGTGAAGTCGTAGTCGACGAGCTCGCTGAAGTGCTCCTCGAGCAGGCGGGTCACGGCGAACGCGAGCCAGGTCGGGATGAGGGCGGAGCCGCGCGTCACGACGTAGCCGCGGTCCTGGATGGTGCCCACGGTCGAGGCATAGGTCGAGGGGCGGCCGATGCCCTTCTCCTCCATAGCCTTCACGAGGGTGGCCTCGGTGTAGCGCGGCGGCGGGGTGGTCTCGTGACCGTCGGCCTCGGCGCGGACGACGGTGATGCCGACGCCCTCGCTGAGCTTGGGCAGGCGGCGCTCCTCCTCCTGGAGACCGGCGCGGGCCGCCTCCTCGACGTCGCGGCCCTCCTCGTATGCCGCGAGGAACCCGCGGAACGTGATGACCGTGCCCGAGGCGCTGAACTCCACGACCCGGCCGTCCTCGAGCGTGCCGCCGAGCTTCACCGTGGCGGTGGACCCGCGGGCGTCAGCCATCTGCGAGGCGACGGTGCGCTTCCAGATCAGCTCGTAGAGCGCGAACTCGTCTCCACGCAGCTCACCGGCCACCTGCGCCGGGGTGCGGAAGCGGTCACCGGCCGGGCGGATGGCCTCGTGGGCCTCCTGGGCGTTCTTGACCTTCTTCTCGTAGCGGCGCGGGGCGTCGGGGACGTACTCGGCGCCATACAGGTCGCGGGCCTGCTGGCGCGCCGCGGTGAGCGCGGCCTCCGACAGCGTGGTGCTGTCGGTACGCATGTAGGTGATGTAGCCGTTCTCGTAGAGCCGCTGGGCGACCCGCATCGCGTTCTTGGACGACAGCCGCAGCTTGCGCGACGCCTCCTGCTGGAGCGTGCTCGTGGTGAACGGGGCGGAGGGGCGTCGGGTGTAGGGCTTCTCCTGGACGCCCGTCACCGACACCTGCGCCGAAAGGACCTGTGTCGCAATGGAGTTCGCGGTGGCCTCGTCGAGGTGGACGACGCTCTTGCCCTTCAGCGTGCCGTCGTCGGCGAAGTCGCGCCCAGTGGCGACCCGGGTCCCGTCGACCGCGCTGAGCCGTGCCTGGAACTGGTTGCCGGCGCCGTCGGGGGTGAAGTCGCCCTCGACGTCCCAGTACGCCGCCCGGACGAACGCCATGCGCTCGCGCTCGCGCTCGACCACCATGCGGGTCGCGACGGACTGCACCCGGCCCGCGGACAGGCCGGCCTTGACCTTGCGCCACAGGACCGGGCTCACCTCGTAGCCGTAGAGGCGGTCGAGGATGCGCCGGGTCTCCTGGGCGTCGACGAGGGCTGTGTCGAGGTCGCGGGTGCTGTTGGCCGCGCGCTGGATCGCTTCCTTGGTGATCTCGTGGAACACCATCCGCTTGACCGGGACCTTGGGCTGCAGCACCTCGAGCAGGTGCCAGGCGATTGCCTCGCCCTCGCGGTCCTCATCAGTGGCGAGGTAGAGCTCGTCGGCGCCCTTGAGGAGCCGCTTGAGCTCGGACACCTTCTTGCGCTTGTCGGCGTCCACCACGTAGTACGCCTCGAACCCGTTGTCGACGTCCACGCCGAAGCGCCCGAACGGGCCCTTCTTGATGTCGGCGGGCATCTCCGACGGCGTCGGGATGTCGCGGATGTGGCCGACGGACGCCTCGACGTCCCAGTCCTTGCCCAGATAGCCGCCGATTGTCTTCGCCTTGGCCGGCGACTCGACGATGACCAGCTTGCGCCCGGTGCTCACAGATCAAACCTCAGTTCCTGCTGACATGTGCTGCGGATTCGTCGCAGCATCGACATGACAACGCGCACGACGGTAGCCGAGGAGGTCAAATCCGGGGCGATCGGTCTCGCCCGGCGGCATCCGACTATTTGATTGAATCTTCAAGTAGCGTACTCTTGAACCATGACCGAGCCGACCCGCCAGCGGAAGAGTGACCGCCAACCCGTGCTCTACCTGAGCCACGGTGCGCCACCGCTGGCCGACGACCCGGTGTGGACCGAGCAGCTGGCCACCTGGTCGCGTGACGTCGGCAAGCCGACGAACATCCTCATGGTGTCCGCGCACTGGGAGGAGGCGCCACTGGCGCTCAGTGCCACGAGCGGCCAGGTGCCCCTCGTCTACGACTTCTGGGGCTTCCCCCGCCACTACTACGAGGTGACGTATGCCGCGCCGGGCGCGCCCGCGCTCGCGGACCGGGTCACCGGGCTGGTCCACTCCTCCGCCACGCCGGTCCAGCGTGACGAGTCGCGGGGCCTGGACCACGGCGCGTACGTGCCGCTGGTGGAGATGTACCCCGATGCCGACATCCCGGTGCTCCAGATGTCGATGCCCACGCTCGACCCCCGGGCGCTGTTCGACCTGGGTCGCAAGCTGGCGCCGCTGCGCGACGAGGGCACGCTGATCGTCGGCTCGGGCTTCACCACCCACAACCTGCGCTGGTTCAACCCCGGGGCCGGCGCCGACGCCGCGCCCCCGAAGCCGTCCGCGGAGTTCGACAACTGGGCCGCCGAGGCGCTCGAGCGCCAGGACGTCGATGCGATCCTCGACTTCATGAACAAGGCACCCGCGGCCCGCGAGGCGCACCCCCGCACTGAGCACTGGGCGCCGTTGTACGTGAGCCTCGGCGCGGCATACGAGTCGGGCAGCCTCGACAACGAGAGCGTCATCGACGGGTTCTGGTTCGGCCTGAGCAAGAGGTCCTGGCAGTTCACCTGACCGTCACGGGATGACCACGGACTTGCCGCGGGCGTGGAACTCGCCCTGCACGCGGAGCGCTTCGGCCGCCTCGGCCAGCGACCATCGCCGGTCCAGCACCGGCGACAGCTGGCCGGACGCCGCCAGCCGGGCCAGGAGCTCGAGGTCGGCGCGGCTACGGGAGGCGACCTTGAAGGCAGGCGCGTGCTGGGAACTGAAGGCGAAGAAGAACGGAACGCTCAGCATGCGCGGCAGCGGGCGCAGCCACGTGGACTTCGGTGAAGTCACCATCACGTAGGTCCCCTTCGGGGCGACGAGCCGTCGGCTGTCGCGCAAGGTGAGGCTGCCGGCGTTGTCGAAGAACAGGTCGAAGGCGTCACCCAGCGAGCGCACGTCCTGCCTGGTGTAGTCGACGACCCGGTCGGCGCCGCCGCGCCTGGCCGCCTCGACGTTGCGGGTGCTGCACACGGCGGTCACGTGCGACGCGCCGAGGGCCTTGGCGAGCTGGACCGCGAAGCTGCCGACCCCGCCGGAGGCACCGTTCACCAGCACCCGCTGCCCCGGGCGCAGGCCACCCCAGTCGCGCAGGCCCTGCAACGCGGTCTCCGCAGCCACCCCGAGCGTGGCTGCCTGCTCGATGCCGACCCCCTCGGGGACCGGCACCAGCCAGTCCGCCGGCGCCACCACGAACTCGGCGAACCCACCTCCCGGCACCTCGCCGAAAACCCGGTCGCCGATGCCGAGTCGGGTCACGTTGGCCCCCACCGCCTCGACGACGCCGGCCATGTCGGCCCCGGGGACGTGCCGCTTCGGGTGGCGAAGCCCCAGGGTGGGGCGGGCGAACATCGGCAACCCGGTGACGAGGTGCCAGTCGAGCGCGTTGACCGAGGCCGCCCCCACCCGCACCAGCACGTCGTCGGCGCCGAGCTCGGGCACGGGAACGGTGCGCACCGACACGACCTGCTCGGGAGGGCCGTAGCGGTCGTAGACCGCAGCCCGCATGGTCGTGGGGATCGAGGCGCCGTCCTGCGGCGCGGTGCCGGTGGCGTCGGTGGCGGTGGTGTGGTCGAGGTCGGTCATCGCGCTGCTCCTGGGTTCGATGAGGTAAACTTACGGTGTAAATATACAGCGTAAGTTAGGCCTACGCCGTAAGTCTGTCAAGGGTCGCCAGCTACCATTCGTGGTACTCGTGGCGGCCCGCCGACCGAGGCGACCGACCAGCGACCGACCAGCGACCGACCCCTTGAGGAACCCGTGACCGACACCGCCCAGAGTGACCTCGACACCGCTGGCGGCACCGCCCGTCAACCGCTGAGCCGTGAGCGAGTCATGCGCGCAGCCGTGGCGGTGGCCGACCGGGAGGGGATCGCCGCGGTGTCGATGCGCCGCATCGGCCAGGAGCTCGGCGTCGAGGCCATGTCGCTGTACAACCACGTCGCCGGCAAGGAGGCGCTGCTCGACGCGATGGTCGACCAGCTCGCCGCCGAGGTCAACGCCGCGGTCGCCGCGCTCGACGCCCCCGATCCGACCGTCGACTGGCGGGGGGCGCTGCGGGCTCGGGCCCTCGCGGCCCGCCAGGTCATGCTGCGACACCGCTGGGCGCCCAGTGTGCTGGAGACCCGCACGACGATGAGCCTCGACATCGTCCGGTACTACGACGGCGTCGTGGGGATCCTGCGAGCCGGTGGGTTCAGCAACGACCTGGCGCACCACTCGCTGCACGCCCTCGGCAGCCGGGTGATCGGCTTCTCGCAGGAGCTGTTCGACCCAGGCGACGCTGCTGCCGACGGTGCGTCGGAGGAGCTGCTGGCGGCCATGGCCACCCAGATCCCGCACCTCGTCGAGATGCTCGGGGAGGTCGCGCACGACGACCCGGGCTCGACCCTGGGCTGGTGCGACGACCAGAGCGAGTTCGAGTTCGGACTCGATGTGCTGCTCGATGGGCTGGAACGCCGCCGGGCTTCTACGGTGGGCTCATGATCACCGCACTGCACACCCTCGTGTACGCCGAAGACCCCGACGCCGCCCGCACCTTCTTTCGCGACGTCCTGCAGTTCCCCGCGGCCGACACCGGAGGCGGCTGGCTGATCTTCGCCACCGGTCCGAGCGAGCTCGGGGTCCACCCGTCGTCTTGGGAGCACGAGGGACAGACCGGCGGCACGGACCAGCGCTTCGACCTGTCCCTCATGTGCGACGACCTCGAGGCCACCCGCAAGGAGCTGGAGGGCCGCGGCGCCACCTTCGAAGGCGACGTCGTCGAGCAACGGTGGGGGTCGACGCTTCAGCTCAAGATCCCCGGCGCGGGCACGATGATGCTGTTCCAGCCGAAGTACGACCCGCCAGCGCTCGGCCACCCCGACCTCGAGGCGATGTGGTGACCCAGGCTCAGTGATCGGCCGGTCGGCGACGCGGGGCCGGACGGGTTGGGTCGTCCTCGACCGGTTCGACGTGCGCGGGCACCACGATCGGCTTGAGCCGTGCCCACAC includes these proteins:
- the topA gene encoding type I DNA topoisomerase — encoded protein: MSTGRKLVIVESPAKAKTIGGYLGKDWDVEASVGHIRDIPTPSEMPADIKKGPFGRFGVDVDNGFEAYYVVDADKRKKVSELKRLLKGADELYLATDEDREGEAIAWHLLEVLQPKVPVKRMVFHEITKEAIQRAANSTRDLDTALVDAQETRRILDRLYGYEVSPVLWRKVKAGLSAGRVQSVATRMVVERERERMAFVRAAYWDVEGDFTPDGAGNQFQARLSAVDGTRVATGRDFADDGTLKGKSVVHLDEATANSIATQVLSAQVSVTGVQEKPYTRRPSAPFTTSTLQQEASRKLRLSSKNAMRVAQRLYENGYITYMRTDSTTLSEAALTAARQQARDLYGAEYVPDAPRRYEKKVKNAQEAHEAIRPAGDRFRTPAQVAGELRGDEFALYELIWKRTVASQMADARGSTATVKLGGTLEDGRVVEFSASGTVITFRGFLAAYEEGRDVEEAARAGLQEEERRLPKLSEGVGITVVRAEADGHETTPPPRYTEATLVKAMEEKGIGRPSTYASTVGTIQDRGYVVTRGSALIPTWLAFAVTRLLEEHFSELVDYDFTASMEEDLDRIAGGDEHRAAWLHRFYFGELLDAKDLKGEQAYSHGLKHLVEDLGEIDAREISTIPIGEGIVVRVGRYGPYVEETVPEGVNLETGELADGATGTPRRATINDDIAPDEMTPAKARELLEQSADDGKVLGQDPETGRDIVAKAGRYGPYVTEVLDEDTAALKGKSKVKPRTASLFKDMDLATLDLDAALKLLSLPRVVGMATEEDGTKVEITAQNGRYGPYLKKGTDSRSLATEQQLFDISLEEALAIYAQPKQRGRAAAAPLKELGNDPVSGKPMVVKDGRFGPYVTDGETNATLRKDDDPEAISPERGAELLAEKRAKGPTTRKRAAKKTTTKTTTKKATSKTAKAATKKATATRAAKKA
- a CDS encoding DUF6065 family protein, producing MGDSRAEVPRRAALPTSGPDAAFYGLFPGAPIPEPARDVLPNVLPLVAVQRCPPVTTASSIGWVLRPRTSFAMTWAGDQLSMAMIDPETNDLGPWRDIAGDGPAPPDIDGMLQGVSAQRGAEAMEIGLARMPLLDPSPFGDPREFQYLSGIVGVTRPGWSLLVRGVPNWPRARADFDVVEGVVETAWSGNVLPVMIRLRTEGAVVRFHRDTPLALLHPVAVASYARENAALAGSGSGIDAWPTEVWDKFVASRKNRTSGRGAYRRAQAAYYREVDPVEHRD
- a CDS encoding ABC transporter ATP-binding protein, giving the protein MPAPSLVETRRLSMVFPGVAASSLRPGDRARAARTVRALHEVDLRVAEGSVHAVVGPRGAGKTTVLNLLSGYLAPTAGQLLVLGRDVTGQQPEQLARLGVGRSFRPSSVLDALTTAEQVELALASSSADHGRWPPRRELGQFREGAEAVLAEAGLAGQADVLAGSLAPCERRALEFAVAIAPGPQVLLLDEPTAGLGPDDVDRTIALLTRVAAGRTLVLVDHNLYAVRSVADTVTVLRGGEVVAEGAYDEVRPELGA
- a CDS encoding TetR/AcrR family transcriptional regulator — protein: MTDTAQSDLDTAGGTARQPLSRERVMRAAVAVADREGIAAVSMRRIGQELGVEAMSLYNHVAGKEALLDAMVDQLAAEVNAAVAALDAPDPTVDWRGALRARALAARQVMLRHRWAPSVLETRTTMSLDIVRYYDGVVGILRAGGFSNDLAHHSLHALGSRVIGFSQELFDPGDAAADGASEELLAAMATQIPHLVEMLGEVAHDDPGSTLGWCDDQSEFEFGLDVLLDGLERRRASTVGS
- a CDS encoding dioxygenase, which encodes MTEPTRQRKSDRQPVLYLSHGAPPLADDPVWTEQLATWSRDVGKPTNILMVSAHWEEAPLALSATSGQVPLVYDFWGFPRHYYEVTYAAPGAPALADRVTGLVHSSATPVQRDESRGLDHGAYVPLVEMYPDADIPVLQMSMPTLDPRALFDLGRKLAPLRDEGTLIVGSGFTTHNLRWFNPGAGADAAPPKPSAEFDNWAAEALERQDVDAILDFMNKAPAAREAHPRTEHWAPLYVSLGAAYESGSLDNESVIDGFWFGLSKRSWQFT
- a CDS encoding NAD(P)-dependent alcohol dehydrogenase, yielding MTDLDHTTATDATGTAPQDGASIPTTMRAAVYDRYGPPEQVVSVRTVPVPELGADDVLVRVGAASVNALDWHLVTGLPMFARPTLGLRHPKRHVPGADMAGVVEAVGANVTRLGIGDRVFGEVPGGGFAEFVVAPADWLVPVPEGVGIEQAATLGVAAETALQGLRDWGGLRPGQRVLVNGASGGVGSFAVQLAKALGASHVTAVCSTRNVEAARRGGADRVVDYTRQDVRSLGDAFDLFFDNAGSLTLRDSRRLVAPKGTYVMVTSPKSTWLRPLPRMLSVPFFFAFSSQHAPAFKVASRSRADLELLARLAASGQLSPVLDRRWSLAEAAEALRVQGEFHARGKSVVIP
- a CDS encoding VOC family protein — protein: MITALHTLVYAEDPDAARTFFRDVLQFPAADTGGGWLIFATGPSELGVHPSSWEHEGQTGGTDQRFDLSLMCDDLEATRKELEGRGATFEGDVVEQRWGSTLQLKIPGAGTMMLFQPKYDPPALGHPDLEAMW